From the genome of Carassius carassius chromosome 49, fCarCar2.1, whole genome shotgun sequence:
aatttgtgtgtgtgtagcttcAAGAGGGAAAATGTTGGTTTATGTCAATAAtgttaattgtatatatatatatacacacacatgtttgAATCGTACACctttttaatatttctgtatATATACACTGTTGAATCCATTAATATGATTAACTCTTACTGTAAGCTTAATTTCAAGGATTTTAGTGTTACATGATGTTGTGTAGCAGCAATTTTCCATTGTTTTCACTTTGAAAAGGTAATCgagtttgaatttgttgttcagAGTAAGTCGAAGAAAGATGCACAATCATTTCATCTCCTGATTAGTTTTCCCTCTTGAATAATAGGAAATTCAGTTTATAACTACTGTTAAACAAAATGCAGTGTCAACTGGTTTTGGATATCAATGGATAGCTTTTGACTGGATCTCCTATAGTGACTGAAGCCAACATTCCTCACGTGTTAGCAGGCTCTAACAATTTTTTGTATTAAACACTCTAAAAATGTAGACTATACACTAGGTTAATAGATAATAACCTGTATTAAAACTCTAATCACACATGAACgatttcaataaatatttttttatagtgtCTATATGGCATGGTTGTGTGTGTCACTTGAAATGTCGCCACAGAGCCAAATACACAAAAGAAACCCGTGAGAGATGCTTTCATAATGCTTTACTGGTTCAATAGCAAGAAAGAAAATTAATCAATCTCTTTTGTTTGTTAGTGGCTGATTACTTTATTACAAATCACTTTGAGGCTTCTGTTAATGATTGAGCTCCTCAGTACATTTACGCAGGCGCCAGAATTCTCTACCAGTGCTAATCTGGGAGCTGTACAATATAATGTGAGTATGACTCTGACGTGCATTTACGGATGGAGCCATCAACACACACGACCCACAGCACTCCCAGTTCAAAGCTCACATGCTGGTGACCATTGGGACAGGCAACCACTGAGATCCAGTCTGTGCCAGAGGGGTTGGAGCGAGTGACACCAGCTCTGCAATAGACAAATGGGTCCTTGAATGAAGCATTTGGCTTCTATTTATACGCACTACATTTAAtgcccatcccccccccccccacacacacacacgacaagcTAATCATTTGGTTTATAAAACTTGTAATATCACTATTCAGCTTACCGTTTGAATAAGCTCCCTTGAGAGTTCACGCCATAGACACTGCCATCAGTTGCTACTTCAATCATGGACAGAAGTCCAGGAATATTCACAAAGCTGCCGGACCCTGAACAGACACTAGACGACACATCCTGCACAAGACCAAAAGAGACACAAATCCGGTTAGTAGTCACATCAAGAAAAATGTCTTTGCTGCCTTCACCCCAGTGATTTTCCCAGTTTTGTCAGAAACTCAAACTTTTGCATAATAAAAACCTGGCTCTTGTATTTAGCATTGTGACATTACCTTCAGGATGAAGATTTGGTCATTGCTGTTCACTCCCCAACAGCTGTATGGACCACAGCTGTAGTACTTCAGCTTTCCACCAATTTGAACCCAAGGAATGTTACTGGATGGCCATTTGTTGTTAGCATCCCTATTTAAACAGAATATGTCATCATACATATTGACACCTGCAATGATCTGATCACCTCCAGCATCCACCTGCTTGAGAAACCCTTACAACACAGTCAACAGGTTCAATTAAAGATTAGTCAGTTAATAAGAaccataataaaataatgtctttgGCTATTTTACAACATGTAAATTCATGACCGCTTAAACTAGTCTTCATTTCTGTTCTCTGGAAGTCTTTACCTTCAAGCTGAACAAAACCGCCACTCTGAAACTTAAAGAGGCTGTCTGCTGTATTAACCCCAAGCTGACCAGCAGGACCAACACTGAAGTGCTTTAGAGACCCACTGATCTTTGTGAAGACGTTATCAATCAGGACGAATATCTCATTATTCTTGTTCACGCCAACCACGGAGCCAGACCCAGAGTCTATCTGCTTCAGGTTACCGTTCACCACGATACACTTTAAGGCTGTGAAAACAATATAATGATTGCAAAATAATCAGTGACTGCAAATACAACAACTTTTACATATGaacctttta
Proteins encoded in this window:
- the LOC132132339 gene encoding fish-egg lectin-like encodes the protein MKVYQSVLLFFCCQFLHTRALKCIVVNGNLKQIDSGSGSVVGVNKNNEIFVLIDNVFTKISGSLKHFSVGPAGQLGVNTADSLFKFQSGGFVQLEGFLKQVDAGGDQIIAGVNMYDDIFCLNRDANNKWPSSNIPWVQIGGKLKYYSCGPYSCWGVNSNDQIFILKDVSSSVCSGSGSFVNIPGLLSMIEVATDGSVYGVNSQGSLFKRAGVTRSNPSGTDWISVVACPNGHQHVSFELGVLWVVCVDGSIRKCTSESYSHYIVQLPD